One region of Mycteria americana isolate JAX WOST 10 ecotype Jacksonville Zoo and Gardens chromosome 17, USCA_MyAme_1.0, whole genome shotgun sequence genomic DNA includes:
- the SNAPC4 gene encoding snRNA-activating protein complex subunit 4 isoform X1, translating to MSRWPGPAGARRPPGAEAALSSAALDLNAEREKIRREIEELERSLEPGGAGIEVAVSDSSLSSGTDDGEDDDSDSRAEMEMEREDDSSDDDIESSLPQDPETCLQMNHVYQEVIQEKIEEVELLIAQNKEQQKEIMCELGGPKIAKAGDGRNLPANTFLGHFMKPYFKDKTTGIGPPSNEDAKEKAAQGIKSFEQLLSTKWKSREKTLLQKSVVSDRLQRLLQPKLLKMSYWNQKLEKVKTEMEKQILEKQIKEVEQEIEAINQLPESDLLGNRFDEHDWEKISNIHFDGQRSSEELRKFWQNWEHPSINKKEWTEEEIERLKKIAAKHGYLDWQTIAEELGTNRTPFQCLQKYQIYNKDLKRKEWTKGEDQMLLELVQEMRVGSHIPYKKIAYYMEGRDSAQLIYRWTKSVDPSLKKGPWTPEEDAMLLAAVKKYGERDWYKIRTEVPGRSDAQCRDRYLKALHCDVKKGKWSLEEEEQLIELVQKHGLGRWSKIASELPHRTGSQCLSKWKLMIGSKKRSRPTKRRHVQESSSSSESSSEDIELDLADSSEEETTSKEECEFPSIDLWIPTRTDMQESNKGRYQTPSLFSPASADAKTSSSEVPSATCDGDKDRVANKSSELNTLLRGIARPHSTDVIVKNPIEVMNKASRCGKQVLRVTLENVRRVLRNNTCFQRKLQSKILKPSATVLTKISGVGQKLQGLQNITDKTYRQERERLRRMNLDRKLLMAVTPWVGNVLLPCTFQTGKMAFHQTKADSIQEKIKSVSLASTPLFALFIQLFQIDTNGCMKIIRERRLRQSELLRANAKRPQQASQNMDTSSGNSSQSCTQRNSRRGIPRNAVRRPVALKARETSAAVLESSAPAMQGALPAQVQRQKPKTVSELLREKRLRESRAKKAMQRTVFVAPQMLVAGPLIIQHPPQQIVPSAQAGSKPAAVGCTNSQVQCAPAALPAFTSVAGSTSTAIVLENHSSSVPETAESPGSSQGRELQSNKELKEQSLQSNAEGGVFPGINPAAAEKAPRQGGCNGQVLAGSPASVVLQNQSFVPHQITMVPVGIESGTNKLSLSTPVTCELNSNGPQQRPVNLLPALVTPQTGSHLIPNSILPFTWVVTPQALLPTAVQTVVGVPQGLPAAAVRSQCQTTVTSNGNVSGLGVPPVPAGANTPHPSSAEKKAPSAQLAEGVPLGKTANHSTILLPMTSASPGCTTSSVSSATPASSDSFSKASDSSAAQTALPPDAPALHAVLLPQTQLPASTQGSDSQCASNLTSGGKSHDSLATNGSSCSPSIITKGIVLQPGDPVPHNNVPRNSDCFAAQALKNRPIASKPPTTQAADSPPQPTTSSAEKNLLDFSLISLEDEGLVKEWLNGKQGVQVPSLQTRLPYLPPFLCNVKTLSKLLLQKAALEEQAACLLPSDASQDEGTGVDLHAIGELVQQKLGDNPAYLLLKARFLAAFTLPAVLATLPPPKVTTTLSASRKQYEETDEEEWQSEKEVSEEESCGNELTGVRLDWTVGDEPGDKDADLLNQGMGAEENAAQSVLDSCTDVADASAPQIRRSARFRKRRRMIHLNEVCLPTWQ from the exons ATGTCCCGctggccgggcccggccggggcccgccgcccccccggggctgagGCCGCGCTGTCCTCCGCGGCCCTCGACCTGAACGCGGAGCGGGAGAAGATCCGGCGGGAGATCGAGGAGCTGGAGCGGAGCCtggagcccggcggggccggcaTCGAGGTGGCCGTCTCCGACTCCAGCCTCAGCTCCGGCACGG ATGATGGTGAAGATGATGACTCAGATTCTCGTGCTGAAATG gaaatggaaagagaagatgaCAGTAGTGATGATGATATTGAAAGCAGTCTGCCACAGGATCCAGAAACATGTCTGCAGATGAACCATGTGTACCAGGAAGTTATCCAGGAAAAGATTGAGGAAGTCGAGCTTCTCATTgcacaaaacaaagaacagcag AAGGAAATCATGTGCGAGCTTGGTGGTCCAAAAATAGCAAAGGCAGGAGATGGTAGAAATCTaccagcaaatacatttttgggTCATTTTATGAAGCCATACTTTAAGGATAAAACAACAGGAATT GGCCCTCCTTCCAATGAAGATGCCAAGGAAAAGGCAGCTCAGGGCATAAAATCCTTTGAACAACTGCTTTCAACAAAAT ggaaaagcagagagaagacatTATTGCAGAAATCAGTCGTAAGTGACCGCTTGCAGCGCCTGCTTCAACCAAAGTTACTGAA GATGAGTTACTGGaatcagaaactggaaaaagtcaAGACTGAAATGGAGAAACAGATCTTGGAAAAGCAAATCAAAGAAGTGGAGCAAGAAATAGAGGCAATTAA CCAACTCCCAGAAAGTGACTTGTTAGGGAACAGATTCGATGAGCATGACTGGGAGAAAATTTCAAACATCCAC tTTGATGGACAGCGTAGTTCAGAAGAACTGAGGAAGTTTTGGCAAAATTGGGAGCATCCAAGCATCAACAAAAAGGAATGGACTGAGGAGGAAATAGAGAGGCTAAAGAAGATAGCTGCTAAACACGGTTATCTGGACTGGCAAACTATAGCCGAGGAGCTGGGG ACCAACAGGACACCTTTCCAGTGCTTGCAGAAGTATCAAATCTATAACAAagatctgaaaaggaaagaatggaCCAAAGGTGAAGATCAGATGCTTTTAGAGCTTGTTCAAGAGATGAGAGTAGGAAGTCATATCCCATACAAGAAAA TTGCTTATTACATGGAAGGAAGAGATTCTGCTCAGCTGATTTACCGATGGACAAAGAGCGTGGACCCCAGTTTAAAGAAAGGACCCTGGACACCAGAGGAAGATGCT ATGCTGTTGGCTGCGGTTAAGAAGTATGGAGAGCGTGACTGGTATAAAATTCGGACAGAAGTGCCAGGGAGGAGCGATGCTCAGTGCAGAGATCG gtaCTTAAAAGCATTGCACTGTGATGTAAAGAAAGGCAAGTGGAGTttagaggaagaggagcagctaATTGAACTGGTTCAGAAGCATGGCCTGG GTCGTTGGAGTAAAATAGCCTCCGAATTGCCACATCGGACGGGCTCCCAATGTCTAAGCAAGTGGAAACTCATGATTGGGTCTAAG AAAAGATCTAGGCCAACAAAACGCCGACACGTGCAAGAGAGTTCCAGCTCTTCAGAGAGTAGCAGTGAAGACATAGAACTGGACTTAGCAGACAGTTCAGAGGAGGAGACAACAAGCAAGGAAGAGTGTGAATTTCCCAGCATTGATTTGTGGATACCAACACGGACAGATATGCAGGAGTCAAACAAAGGAAGATACCAAACTCcatcccttttctctcctgcGAGTGCTGATGCAAAGACCAGTAGCAGTGAAGTTCCAAGTGCAACATGTGATGGAGACAAGGACAGAGTTGCCAATAAATCATCAGAGTTGAACACCCTCCTGAGGGGCATTGCGCGTCCACATTCAACGGACGTCATTGTGAAGAATCCAATAGAAGTAATGAACAAG GCTTCCAGATGTGGAAAGCAGGTGCTACGAGTTACCCTGGAGAATGTGAGAAGAGTATTAAGAAATAACACGTGCTTTCAGAGGAAACTT CAATCAAAGATACTAAAACCTTCTGCCACCGTTTTAACAAAAATCTCTGGAGTCGGCCAGAAGCTTCAAGGGCTGCAGAACATCACGGATAAAACTTACCGTCAAGAGAGAGAGCGTTTGAGAAGAATGAACCTTGACAGAAAGCTTCTAATGGCAGTGACACCTTGGGTGGGCAACGTACTACTGCCTTGCACCTTCCAAACTGGGAAGATGGCTTTTCATCAGACAAAAG CTGATTCTATTCAAGAGAAGATTAAGTCGGTCAGTCTCGCGAGCACTCCTCTGTTCGCGCTTTTCATTCAG CTCTTTCAGATTGATACCAACGGCTGCATGAAGATTATTCGTGAGAGAAGGCTAAGGCAGTCAGAGCTTCTTAGGGCTAATGCAAAAAGGCCTCAGCAG GCTTCCCAAAATATGGACACTTCTTCAG GCAATTCATCACAATCTTGTACTCAGAGGAACTCCCGAAGGGGCATACCAAGGAATGCTGTCAGGAGACCTGTTGCCTTAAAAGCAAGGGAGACTTCTGCTGCTGTCCTTGAGAGCAGCGCTCCTGCCATGCAGGGAGCTCTTCCAGCCCAAGTGCAAAGGCAGAAGCCTAAAACTGTCTCAGAATTACTGAGAGAGAAGCGGCTAAGAGAATCCCGGGCTAAGAAAGCTATGCAGAGGACAGTATTTGTTGCCCCACAGATGCTGGTTGCGGGACCTCTGATAATCCAGCACCCACCACAGCAAATTGTTCCTTCTGCACAAGCAGGGAGCAAACCTGCAGCAGTTGGTTGTACAAATAGCCAAGTGCAGTGTGcaccagctgctttgccagcatTTACTTCTGTTGCAGGTTCAACTTCTACTGCTATTGTGCTTGAAAACCATTCCTCATCAGTGCCAGAAACTGCGGAAAGCCCTGGTTCCTCACAAGGGAGAGAACTACAATCCAATAAGGAACTAAAAGAGCAATCTTTGCAAAGTAACGCTGAAGGAGGGGTTTTTCCAGGCATAaatccagctgcagcagagaaggcCCCACGTCAGGGAGGGTGCAATGGTCAGGTCCTAGCTGGTAGTCCAGCTTCAGTAGTGTTGCAAAACCAATCTTTTGTGCCACATCAGATTACAATGGTGCCTGTTGGCATCGAGTCTGGCACCAACAAATTGTCTCTTTCCACACCAGTTACCTGTGAGCTGAATAGTAACGGGCCACAACAGAGGCCAGTCAATCTATTGCCTGCTCTTGTAACTCCACAAACTGGTTCGCATTTGATTCCCAACAGCATACTGCCTTTCACATGGGTCGTAACGCCACAGGCTTTGCTTCCCACTGCTGTACAAACTGTGGTGGGTGTTCCCCAAGgactgccagctgctgctgtgagaaGTCAGTGTCAGACAACTGTGACTTCCAATGGCAATGTCTCTGGCTTAGGAGTGCCTCCGGTACCAGCTGGAGCAAATACGCCTCACCCCAGCAGTGCAGAGAAGAAAGCACCGAGTGCCCAGTTAGCAGAAGGAGTACCTTTGGGAAAGACAGCTAACCATTCCACAATTCTCTTACCTATGACCTCAGCGAGTCCTGGATGCACCACATCCAGCGTTTCTTCTGCAACGCCTGCAAGTTCAGATAGCTTCTCCAAGGCTTCTGACTCCTCTGCAGCTCAGACTGCTCTTCCACCTGATGCACCAGCCCTGCACGCTGTGCTGCTGCCCCAAACACAGCTACCTGCAAGCACTCAAGGGTCTGATTCCCAATGTGCGTCAAATCTCACTAGCGGGGGAAAGAGCCATGACTCTCTTGCAACAAATGGATCATCTTGCAGTCCAAGCATCATCACAAAAGGGATTGTGCTCCAGCCGGGAGATCCAGTTCCCCATAACAATGTCCCAAGGAACTCTGATTGCTTTGCTGCACAAGCATTGAAAAATAGACCTATTGCCTCCAAACCTCCGACTACGCAGGCTGCTGACAGTCCACCCCAGCCAACCACTTCCAGTGCAGAAAAGAATCTACTTGACTTTAGCCTGATTTCCCTTGAAGATGAGGGGCTAGTGAAGGAGTGGCTGAATGGGAAACAAGGTGTCCAGGTACCATCACTGCAAACCAGGTTGCCTTATTTGCCACCTTTTCTGTGCAACGTAAAAACCCTCTCGAAGCTACTTCTGCAGAAGGCGGCTCTAGAAGAGCAAGCAGCATGTCTTCTGCCTTCTGATGCCAGTCAGGATGAGGGCACTGGGGTTGATTTGCACGCTATCGGAGAACTGGTGCAGCAGAAACTTGGTGATAACCCTGCTTACCTCCTACTGAAAGCCAGATTCCTAGCAGCTTTTACACTCCCAGCTGTACTAGCAACTCTGCCTCCCCCAAAAGTGACAACAACTCTGTCAGCCAGCAGGAAGCAATATGAAGAGACTGACGAAGAGGAGTGGCAGAGTGAGAAGGAAGTGTCTGAGGAAGAGAGTTGTGGGAATGAATTAACAGGTGTACGGTTGGATTGGACAGTTGGTGATGAGCCTGGAGACAAAGATGCTGATTTACTAAATCAG GGCATGGGAGCTGAAGAGAACGCTGCACAGTCTGTCTTGGACTCCTGCACTGATGTGGCTGATGCCAGTGCTCCTCAAATCAGGAGAAGTGCCCGcttcaggaaaaggaggaggat GATTCATTTGAATGAGGTCTGCCTTCCTACATGGCAGTAG
- the SNAPC4 gene encoding snRNA-activating protein complex subunit 4 isoform X2 has translation MSRWPGPAGARRPPGAEAALSSAALDLNAEREKIRREIEELERSLEPGGAGIEVAVSDSSLSSGTDDGEDDDSDSRAEMEMEREDDSSDDDIESSLPQDPETCLQMNHVYQEVIQEKIEEVELLIAQNKEQQKEIMCELGGPKIAKAGDGRNLPANTFLGHFMKPYFKDKTTGIGPPSNEDAKEKAAQGIKSFEQLLSTKWKSREKTLLQKSVVSDRLQRLLQPKLLKMSYWNQKLEKVKTEMEKQILEKQIKEVEQEIEAINQLPESDLLGNRFDEHDWEKISNIHFDGQRSSEELRKFWQNWEHPSINKKEWTEEEIERLKKIAAKHGYLDWQTIAEELGTNRTPFQCLQKYQIYNKDLKRKEWTKGEDQMLLELVQEMRVGSHIPYKKIAYYMEGRDSAQLIYRWTKSVDPSLKKGPWTPEEDAMLLAAVKKYGERDWYKIRTEVPGRSDAQCRDRYLKALHCDVKKGKWSLEEEEQLIELVQKHGLGRWSKIASELPHRTGSQCLSKWKLMIGSKKRSRPTKRRHVQESSSSSESSSEDIELDLADSSEEETTSKEECEFPSIDLWIPTRTDMQESNKGRYQTPSLFSPASADAKTSSSEVPSATCDGDKDRVANKSSELNTLLRGIARPHSTDVIVKNPIEVMNKASRCGKQVLRVTLENVRRVLRNNTCFQRKLQSKILKPSATVLTKISGVGQKLQGLQNITDKTYRQERERLRRMNLDRKLLMAVTPWVGNVLLPCTFQTGKMAFHQTKADSIQEKIKSVSLASTPLFALFIQLFQIDTNGCMKIIRERRLRQSELLRANAKRPQQASQNMDTSSGNSSQSCTQRNSRRGIPRNAVRRPVALKARETSAAVLESSAPAMQGALPAQVQRQKPKTVSELLREKRLRESRAKKAMQRTVFVAPQMLVAGPLIIQHPPQQIVPSAQAGSKPAAVGCTNSQVQCAPAALPAFTSVAGSTSTAIVLENHSSSVPETAESPGSSQGRELQSNKELKEQSLQSNAEGGVFPGINPAAAEKAPRQGGCNGQVLAGSPASVVLQNQSFVPHQITMVPVGIESGTNKLSLSTPVTCELNSNGPQQRPVNLLPALVTPQTGSHLIPNSILPFTWVVTPQALLPTAVQTVVGVPQGLPAAAVRSQCQTTVTSNGNVSGLGVPPVPAGANTPHPSSAEKKAPSAQLAEGVPLGKTANHSTILLPMTSASPGCTTSSVSSATPASSDSFSKASDSSAAQTALPPDAPALHAVLLPQTQLPASTQGSDSQCASNLTSGGKSHDSLATNGSSCSPSIITKGIVLQPGDPVPHNNVPRNSDCFAAQALKNRPIASKPPTTQAADSPPQPTTSSAEKNLLDFSLISLEDEGLVKEWLNGKQGVQVPSLQTRLPYLPPFLCNVKTLSKLLLQKAALEEQAACLLPSDASQDEGTGVDLHAIGELVQQKLGDNPAYLLLKARFLAAFTLPAVLATLPPPKVTTTLSASRKQYEETDEEEWQSEKEVSEEESCGNELTGVRLDWTVGDEPGDKDADLLNQGMGAEENAAQSVLDSCTDVADASAPQIRRSARFRKRRRM, from the exons ATGTCCCGctggccgggcccggccggggcccgccgcccccccggggctgagGCCGCGCTGTCCTCCGCGGCCCTCGACCTGAACGCGGAGCGGGAGAAGATCCGGCGGGAGATCGAGGAGCTGGAGCGGAGCCtggagcccggcggggccggcaTCGAGGTGGCCGTCTCCGACTCCAGCCTCAGCTCCGGCACGG ATGATGGTGAAGATGATGACTCAGATTCTCGTGCTGAAATG gaaatggaaagagaagatgaCAGTAGTGATGATGATATTGAAAGCAGTCTGCCACAGGATCCAGAAACATGTCTGCAGATGAACCATGTGTACCAGGAAGTTATCCAGGAAAAGATTGAGGAAGTCGAGCTTCTCATTgcacaaaacaaagaacagcag AAGGAAATCATGTGCGAGCTTGGTGGTCCAAAAATAGCAAAGGCAGGAGATGGTAGAAATCTaccagcaaatacatttttgggTCATTTTATGAAGCCATACTTTAAGGATAAAACAACAGGAATT GGCCCTCCTTCCAATGAAGATGCCAAGGAAAAGGCAGCTCAGGGCATAAAATCCTTTGAACAACTGCTTTCAACAAAAT ggaaaagcagagagaagacatTATTGCAGAAATCAGTCGTAAGTGACCGCTTGCAGCGCCTGCTTCAACCAAAGTTACTGAA GATGAGTTACTGGaatcagaaactggaaaaagtcaAGACTGAAATGGAGAAACAGATCTTGGAAAAGCAAATCAAAGAAGTGGAGCAAGAAATAGAGGCAATTAA CCAACTCCCAGAAAGTGACTTGTTAGGGAACAGATTCGATGAGCATGACTGGGAGAAAATTTCAAACATCCAC tTTGATGGACAGCGTAGTTCAGAAGAACTGAGGAAGTTTTGGCAAAATTGGGAGCATCCAAGCATCAACAAAAAGGAATGGACTGAGGAGGAAATAGAGAGGCTAAAGAAGATAGCTGCTAAACACGGTTATCTGGACTGGCAAACTATAGCCGAGGAGCTGGGG ACCAACAGGACACCTTTCCAGTGCTTGCAGAAGTATCAAATCTATAACAAagatctgaaaaggaaagaatggaCCAAAGGTGAAGATCAGATGCTTTTAGAGCTTGTTCAAGAGATGAGAGTAGGAAGTCATATCCCATACAAGAAAA TTGCTTATTACATGGAAGGAAGAGATTCTGCTCAGCTGATTTACCGATGGACAAAGAGCGTGGACCCCAGTTTAAAGAAAGGACCCTGGACACCAGAGGAAGATGCT ATGCTGTTGGCTGCGGTTAAGAAGTATGGAGAGCGTGACTGGTATAAAATTCGGACAGAAGTGCCAGGGAGGAGCGATGCTCAGTGCAGAGATCG gtaCTTAAAAGCATTGCACTGTGATGTAAAGAAAGGCAAGTGGAGTttagaggaagaggagcagctaATTGAACTGGTTCAGAAGCATGGCCTGG GTCGTTGGAGTAAAATAGCCTCCGAATTGCCACATCGGACGGGCTCCCAATGTCTAAGCAAGTGGAAACTCATGATTGGGTCTAAG AAAAGATCTAGGCCAACAAAACGCCGACACGTGCAAGAGAGTTCCAGCTCTTCAGAGAGTAGCAGTGAAGACATAGAACTGGACTTAGCAGACAGTTCAGAGGAGGAGACAACAAGCAAGGAAGAGTGTGAATTTCCCAGCATTGATTTGTGGATACCAACACGGACAGATATGCAGGAGTCAAACAAAGGAAGATACCAAACTCcatcccttttctctcctgcGAGTGCTGATGCAAAGACCAGTAGCAGTGAAGTTCCAAGTGCAACATGTGATGGAGACAAGGACAGAGTTGCCAATAAATCATCAGAGTTGAACACCCTCCTGAGGGGCATTGCGCGTCCACATTCAACGGACGTCATTGTGAAGAATCCAATAGAAGTAATGAACAAG GCTTCCAGATGTGGAAAGCAGGTGCTACGAGTTACCCTGGAGAATGTGAGAAGAGTATTAAGAAATAACACGTGCTTTCAGAGGAAACTT CAATCAAAGATACTAAAACCTTCTGCCACCGTTTTAACAAAAATCTCTGGAGTCGGCCAGAAGCTTCAAGGGCTGCAGAACATCACGGATAAAACTTACCGTCAAGAGAGAGAGCGTTTGAGAAGAATGAACCTTGACAGAAAGCTTCTAATGGCAGTGACACCTTGGGTGGGCAACGTACTACTGCCTTGCACCTTCCAAACTGGGAAGATGGCTTTTCATCAGACAAAAG CTGATTCTATTCAAGAGAAGATTAAGTCGGTCAGTCTCGCGAGCACTCCTCTGTTCGCGCTTTTCATTCAG CTCTTTCAGATTGATACCAACGGCTGCATGAAGATTATTCGTGAGAGAAGGCTAAGGCAGTCAGAGCTTCTTAGGGCTAATGCAAAAAGGCCTCAGCAG GCTTCCCAAAATATGGACACTTCTTCAG GCAATTCATCACAATCTTGTACTCAGAGGAACTCCCGAAGGGGCATACCAAGGAATGCTGTCAGGAGACCTGTTGCCTTAAAAGCAAGGGAGACTTCTGCTGCTGTCCTTGAGAGCAGCGCTCCTGCCATGCAGGGAGCTCTTCCAGCCCAAGTGCAAAGGCAGAAGCCTAAAACTGTCTCAGAATTACTGAGAGAGAAGCGGCTAAGAGAATCCCGGGCTAAGAAAGCTATGCAGAGGACAGTATTTGTTGCCCCACAGATGCTGGTTGCGGGACCTCTGATAATCCAGCACCCACCACAGCAAATTGTTCCTTCTGCACAAGCAGGGAGCAAACCTGCAGCAGTTGGTTGTACAAATAGCCAAGTGCAGTGTGcaccagctgctttgccagcatTTACTTCTGTTGCAGGTTCAACTTCTACTGCTATTGTGCTTGAAAACCATTCCTCATCAGTGCCAGAAACTGCGGAAAGCCCTGGTTCCTCACAAGGGAGAGAACTACAATCCAATAAGGAACTAAAAGAGCAATCTTTGCAAAGTAACGCTGAAGGAGGGGTTTTTCCAGGCATAaatccagctgcagcagagaaggcCCCACGTCAGGGAGGGTGCAATGGTCAGGTCCTAGCTGGTAGTCCAGCTTCAGTAGTGTTGCAAAACCAATCTTTTGTGCCACATCAGATTACAATGGTGCCTGTTGGCATCGAGTCTGGCACCAACAAATTGTCTCTTTCCACACCAGTTACCTGTGAGCTGAATAGTAACGGGCCACAACAGAGGCCAGTCAATCTATTGCCTGCTCTTGTAACTCCACAAACTGGTTCGCATTTGATTCCCAACAGCATACTGCCTTTCACATGGGTCGTAACGCCACAGGCTTTGCTTCCCACTGCTGTACAAACTGTGGTGGGTGTTCCCCAAGgactgccagctgctgctgtgagaaGTCAGTGTCAGACAACTGTGACTTCCAATGGCAATGTCTCTGGCTTAGGAGTGCCTCCGGTACCAGCTGGAGCAAATACGCCTCACCCCAGCAGTGCAGAGAAGAAAGCACCGAGTGCCCAGTTAGCAGAAGGAGTACCTTTGGGAAAGACAGCTAACCATTCCACAATTCTCTTACCTATGACCTCAGCGAGTCCTGGATGCACCACATCCAGCGTTTCTTCTGCAACGCCTGCAAGTTCAGATAGCTTCTCCAAGGCTTCTGACTCCTCTGCAGCTCAGACTGCTCTTCCACCTGATGCACCAGCCCTGCACGCTGTGCTGCTGCCCCAAACACAGCTACCTGCAAGCACTCAAGGGTCTGATTCCCAATGTGCGTCAAATCTCACTAGCGGGGGAAAGAGCCATGACTCTCTTGCAACAAATGGATCATCTTGCAGTCCAAGCATCATCACAAAAGGGATTGTGCTCCAGCCGGGAGATCCAGTTCCCCATAACAATGTCCCAAGGAACTCTGATTGCTTTGCTGCACAAGCATTGAAAAATAGACCTATTGCCTCCAAACCTCCGACTACGCAGGCTGCTGACAGTCCACCCCAGCCAACCACTTCCAGTGCAGAAAAGAATCTACTTGACTTTAGCCTGATTTCCCTTGAAGATGAGGGGCTAGTGAAGGAGTGGCTGAATGGGAAACAAGGTGTCCAGGTACCATCACTGCAAACCAGGTTGCCTTATTTGCCACCTTTTCTGTGCAACGTAAAAACCCTCTCGAAGCTACTTCTGCAGAAGGCGGCTCTAGAAGAGCAAGCAGCATGTCTTCTGCCTTCTGATGCCAGTCAGGATGAGGGCACTGGGGTTGATTTGCACGCTATCGGAGAACTGGTGCAGCAGAAACTTGGTGATAACCCTGCTTACCTCCTACTGAAAGCCAGATTCCTAGCAGCTTTTACACTCCCAGCTGTACTAGCAACTCTGCCTCCCCCAAAAGTGACAACAACTCTGTCAGCCAGCAGGAAGCAATATGAAGAGACTGACGAAGAGGAGTGGCAGAGTGAGAAGGAAGTGTCTGAGGAAGAGAGTTGTGGGAATGAATTAACAGGTGTACGGTTGGATTGGACAGTTGGTGATGAGCCTGGAGACAAAGATGCTGATTTACTAAATCAG GGCATGGGAGCTGAAGAGAACGCTGCACAGTCTGTCTTGGACTCCTGCACTGATGTGGCTGATGCCAGTGCTCCTCAAATCAGGAGAAGTGCCCGcttcaggaaaaggaggaggatgtGA